In Zingiber officinale cultivar Zhangliang chromosome 1A, Zo_v1.1, whole genome shotgun sequence, a genomic segment contains:
- the LOC122038947 gene encoding uncharacterized protein LOC122038947, with protein MPPPTQAGPSHVSSPPASYSPASVLMPPLHQPGPSHVPSAPVSYSPLQVSYPEQLPVHSDPPDLARNSFAEFRNDRASLVLIGDSFENPIQVVREINRIVNNHWGGDSMAYSSTPPATKQLWWSEFKEKYDQLELAQTCSQAGIDSQESEESVGNNLSLWLEASGGPKGGRILGMSSLSRTQRLVGTSSSTSALTTQINTLTDEVSHLKEIISQRDQERVQRDLKRVNLEKDVRDMSRQQELIMQHLQLSSAQSQNPPNDDDDDAYDDNDDGGDGF; from the exons ATGCCACCCCCTACTCAGGCAGGACCATCCCATGTGTCTTCTCCACCGGCATCATATTCCCCTGCCAGTGTACTTATGCCACCCCTTCATCAGCCGGGCCCATCTCATGTACCTTCTGCACCGGTTTCATATTCGCCGCTGCAAGTATCATACCCAGAGCAGTTACCTGTCCACTCAGATCCTCCTGACTTAGCAAGAaactcatttgctgagtttaggaatgatagagcTTCTTTAGTCCTCATCggtgattc aTTTGAAAATCCGATACAAGTTGTTCgagaaataaatagaatcgtgaaCAACCATTGGGGAGGGGATTCTATGGCATATTCAAGTACTCCACCAGCCACAAAACAACTTTGGTGGAGCGAATTCAAa gaaaaatatgaccaactcgagctagcccaaacatgctcacaagctggtatCGATAGTCAGGAGTCTGAGGAGTCTGTTGgtaataatttgagtttatggttagaggccagtggaggaccaaaagggggaaggatattggggatgagttccttgagtagaacccaaagattagttggaacttcttcctccacatcagcacttacgacccaaataaataccttgactgatgaggttagccatctgaaggaaataatatcgcaaagagaccaagaaagggtgcaaagagacctAAAACGGGTTAATTTGGAGAAAGATGTTAGAGATATGAGCCGACAACAAGAATTAATCATGcaacaccttcagttgagctccgctcaaagtcagaatcctcccaatgacgacgatgatgatgcctacgatgataacgatgatggtggtgatggtttttga